From Algoriphagus sp. NG3, the proteins below share one genomic window:
- a CDS encoding alcohol dehydrogenase catalytic domain-containing protein: MSIISRSAVAKGDGTFSISEVTIAEPGQDEVLVRMKAAGLCHTDYDSLSWGKPIVMGHEGAGIVEKVGNEISSVKPGDQVILNWATPCLHCFQCQEGNQHICENNSPVVAGGNGHTPGQATLGSTQWEGKAIERSFNLGTLSEYTLVKESAVVKVDHANLNFSAASIISCGVMTGFGSVVNAAKLKAGCSVVVLGCGGVGLNVINACQIAGAGRIIAIDINPIKLELAREFGATDVILADKEDKGLMNASEKVKVLFGGRGADYAFECTAIPALGAAPLAMIRNAGTAVQVSGIEEDLTIDMRLFEWDKIYINPLYGKCRPQIDFPILMQLYMNGQLKLDQMVSREYDLEDLQLALDDMLAGVNAKGVIVFP; this comes from the coding sequence ATGTCAATAATTTCAAGATCAGCCGTAGCCAAAGGTGACGGTACTTTTAGTATTAGTGAAGTCACCATTGCCGAACCCGGTCAGGATGAAGTACTGGTGAGAATGAAAGCGGCTGGACTTTGCCATACCGATTATGATTCGCTCTCATGGGGCAAACCTATCGTTATGGGGCATGAGGGAGCGGGAATAGTTGAGAAAGTAGGGAATGAGATCAGCAGTGTCAAACCTGGGGATCAGGTGATTTTGAATTGGGCCACTCCTTGCCTGCATTGCTTTCAATGTCAGGAAGGCAATCAGCACATTTGCGAAAACAACTCTCCGGTAGTAGCAGGCGGAAATGGACATACTCCTGGGCAGGCTACCCTGGGAAGTACCCAATGGGAAGGCAAGGCAATTGAGCGATCCTTTAATCTGGGTACTTTGAGTGAATATACCTTGGTCAAAGAATCGGCGGTAGTGAAGGTAGATCATGCAAACTTGAATTTTTCTGCCGCCAGCATCATCAGTTGCGGCGTGATGACAGGATTCGGTTCGGTGGTAAATGCAGCTAAACTTAAAGCGGGTTGTTCAGTGGTCGTATTAGGTTGCGGGGGAGTAGGCCTGAATGTCATTAATGCCTGCCAGATAGCAGGAGCAGGAAGAATTATCGCCATTGATATCAATCCTATTAAGCTGGAGTTGGCCAGGGAATTCGGAGCTACAGACGTGATTTTGGCAGATAAGGAGGATAAGGGATTGATGAATGCGTCTGAAAAGGTAAAAGTGTTGTTTGGCGGAAGAGGTGCAGATTACGCCTTTGAGTGTACTGCAATACCAGCATTGGGCGCTGCTCCCTTGGCAATGATCCGAAATGCGGGGACGGCTGTGCAGGTGAGTGGCATAGAAGAAGACCTTACCATAGATATGAGGCTTTTCGAATGGGACAAAATCTATATAAATCCCCTTTATGGCAAATGCAGACCGCAAATTGATTTTCCCATTCTGATGCAACTGTATATGAATGGCCAACTCAAACTGGATCAAATGGTCAGCAGGGAATATGACTTGGAAGATTTGCAACTGGCATTGGATGATATGCTGGCTGGAGTGAATGCCAAAGGAGTGATCGTTTTTCCCTAA
- a CDS encoding NAD(P)/FAD-dependent oxidoreductase, translating to MSEKLLEKQICVIIGASHAGVNFAFALRKEGWKGEIVLIDSDPEMPYHRPPLSKTYLHNPEGMGINLLKSAESYTREDIQLRLGVKAVTINREEQQVELDNGNWQAYDKLVLATGARALIPNFKGLAKSKHVFTLRTAADVSSIRKRIYSNPGHEVVIIGGGYIGLEIAASLRKLGARITVVEREARVLARVTAPEMSLFFEKLHAGNGVKILCNKQVISIGEDGNGVQVICADGTSYFAEMLVLGVGIQVNSELASSIGIQAENGIRVDGTYRTEDENIYAIGDCTEHFSPHYGRFIRLECVQNAVDQAKIAAAAICGKEVLHDAVPWFWSDQYDVKLQLVGLSAGYDEAILRKEEDKVFSIWYFKGEELLAVDTVNSAKAYVWGTKFLKSGELIDKSKLEDLSVELKAIGR from the coding sequence ATGTCTGAAAAACTACTAGAAAAGCAAATCTGTGTCATTATAGGTGCCAGTCATGCGGGGGTAAATTTTGCTTTTGCGCTCCGAAAGGAAGGCTGGAAAGGAGAAATTGTTCTTATCGACTCAGATCCAGAGATGCCGTATCATAGGCCGCCTTTGTCAAAGACCTACCTGCATAATCCAGAAGGTATGGGAATAAATCTATTGAAGTCCGCCGAAAGTTATACCAGGGAAGACATTCAGCTTAGGCTGGGAGTTAAGGCTGTGACAATAAATAGGGAAGAGCAACAGGTGGAGCTGGACAACGGGAATTGGCAGGCTTATGATAAATTGGTTTTAGCGACCGGAGCAAGAGCGTTAATTCCCAATTTTAAAGGTTTGGCAAAGTCCAAGCACGTGTTTACACTTCGCACAGCTGCTGATGTAAGTAGCATAAGGAAGAGAATTTACTCAAATCCCGGTCATGAAGTGGTCATCATTGGAGGTGGTTACATAGGGTTGGAGATAGCTGCTTCTCTGAGGAAACTAGGTGCTCGGATAACTGTTGTGGAGCGGGAGGCTAGGGTATTGGCCAGGGTGACGGCTCCAGAGATGTCTTTATTTTTTGAGAAACTTCATGCAGGGAACGGGGTGAAAATCCTGTGCAATAAGCAAGTGATTTCCATAGGAGAAGATGGAAATGGGGTTCAGGTAATCTGTGCTGATGGAACTAGCTATTTTGCTGAGATGCTGGTGCTGGGAGTAGGTATTCAGGTTAATTCAGAATTAGCATCCTCAATAGGAATACAGGCAGAAAATGGAATTCGGGTCGATGGGACTTACCGGACTGAAGATGAAAATATCTATGCGATCGGCGATTGTACAGAACATTTCAGTCCGCACTACGGGCGATTTATCCGGTTGGAATGCGTTCAAAATGCAGTGGATCAGGCCAAAATAGCTGCTGCGGCGATCTGTGGAAAAGAAGTGCTTCATGACGCTGTTCCATGGTTTTGGTCCGATCAATATGATGTCAAACTTCAGCTAGTGGGACTTTCGGCGGGCTACGATGAAGCTATCTTAAGAAAGGAGGAAGATAAGGTGTTCTCTATTTGGTACTTTAAAGGAGAGGAACTACTGGCTGTAGATACGGTTAACTCAGCGAAAGCTTATGTCTGGGGTACCAAGTTTCTCAAAAGCGGAGAATTAATAGATAAATCAAAATTGGAAGATCTAAGTGTAGAGCTCAAAGCGATTGGTCGCTAG
- a CDS encoding 2Fe-2S iron-sulfur cluster-binding protein — MAKITFITRDEETITLEGFSGSVMALAVENGIKGIDGDCGGVCSCATCHVHVAPDDLKKTGPASEIESDMLELDDNADAYSRLSCQLQISEALDGVILRVAK, encoded by the coding sequence ATGGCCAAAATTACTTTTATCACTAGAGATGAAGAAACAATCACACTGGAAGGTTTTTCAGGTTCTGTGATGGCACTAGCTGTGGAGAATGGTATTAAAGGGATCGATGGAGATTGTGGCGGAGTATGCTCCTGCGCTACCTGTCATGTACATGTAGCGCCTGATGATTTGAAAAAAACGGGTCCGGCTAGTGAAATCGAAAGCGATATGCTGGAACTGGATGACAATGCTGATGCATATAGCAGACTTTCCTGTCAATTGCAGATTAGCGAGGCTTTAGATGGGGTGATTCTTCGCGTTGCGAAATAA